A single window of Zea mays cultivar B73 chromosome 10, Zm-B73-REFERENCE-NAM-5.0, whole genome shotgun sequence DNA harbors:
- the LOC100216955 gene encoding VAMP protein SEC22, with product MAVKDCGGHKGCECERERLYRRCCAAVVALILLVLFIVLVVWLVLRPHKPRFYLQDLSVLCLNVTPPASTYLFTTMQATVAARNPNERVGVYYDQADAYAEYKGVAITVPTRLPVQYQGPRDASVWSPFLRAPEGGVQLPPQLAVALAQDETAGYVLVDVRVDGWVRWKVGTSWISGHYHLRVNCPALLTVNDGRGSYGANTGGGTGYFRFQQAAACAVDV from the coding sequence ATGGCGGTCAAGGACTGCGGCGGGCACAAGGGCTGCGAGTGCGAGCGGGAGCGGCTGTACCGGCGGTGCTGCGCGGCGGTCGTGGCTCTGATCCTCCTGGTCCTCTTCATCGTGCTCGTCGTGTGGCTGGTGCTGCGCCCCCACAAGCCCCGGTTCTACCTGCAGGACCTGTCGGTGCTGTGCCTGAACGTGACGCCGCCGGCGTCCACGTACCTGTTCACGACGATGCAGGCGACGGTGGCGGCGCGCAACCCGAACGAGCGCGTGGGCGTGTACTACGACCAGGCGGACGCGTACGCGGAGTACAAGGGCGTGGCGATCACGGTGCCGACGCGGCTGCCCGTGCAGTACCAGGGGCCCCGGGACGCGTCCGTGTGGTCCCCGTTCCTGCGCGCCCCGGAAGGCGGCGTGCAGCTCCCGCCGCAGCTGGCCGTGGCGCTGGCGCAGGACGAGACGGCGGGCTACGTGCTCGTCGACGTCCGCGTCGACGGCTGGGTCCGCTGGAAGGTCGGTACCAGCTGGATCTCGGGTCACTACCACCTCCGCGTCAACTGCCCCGCGCTGCTCACCGTCAACGACGGCAGGGGCAGCTACGGCGCCAACACCGGCGGCGGCACCGGATACTTCCGCTTCCAGCAGGCAGCGGCATGCGCCGTAGACGTCTAG